The sequence below is a genomic window from Hippocampus zosterae strain Florida chromosome 15, ASM2543408v3, whole genome shotgun sequence.
tgagtacattgtacgatgactaaataaaatacaacggaactcagttttgcttccgttgcctttttaaaaacgtgtttttagcttgtatccgtatgtcttggcatgctaccgtatgcttcaagctaacgtgtttttagcgtgtgcgcatgcatgccgtatgtttatgctggcgtatgttttaccactgtaaaactgcggccaataatacagtgcgttttgtctatgtgtcaaatacagaaatagcacccgttaatgatactgcgcccaacaatatggtgcaccgaatggtcgtgaaaatacggtaaacaaaATTGAGAGAATTACACCGTGTGTCCTGGAATCAGTTAAGgaacaatgaaaaattcaaGAGATGGGCTAAATACAGGATCATTAGTTGAGGTGTTAGAACCCTttaaggcaggcatgtccaaagtccggcccgggggccaaatccggcccgcggtcgaatttcatccggccctcggcccctgtcataaaatcagtgccgtctggccctccggttgggcgcaatggaacacgtgttgcattgacagaggtctcatagactggtgagtgatgtttcatagagtactgcttccctctagtggctaaatgagtaatagcattcactaaatgagtaatagcatttagacactagagggcatcactcacgagttaacaagacatcactgcgtgcttatattgactgatatgtcatatttcaaatgatccttgcagttgtggatatgtgtattgcttgttcatttccctgttgttcgagtcaaaggttttgtgactattgaaaagtcacggtgatacattttatgtttcaaatcaatcaatttgctctgaggagacttccgtttaagaaaaagtcaagtgaataagcagttgcatgtgatatacctgtttcaaatgaaccaaaagaaattcttaagattgttgaaattcaaataaaaatggaattgtgaaacagactggcttactaaaatttgttgaacaatattgttgttcaatgtaaagaatgtcagccaaggtcggccctccgacattttaccacttaaaatctggcccccttggcaaaaagtttggacacccctgctttaaggtGTATGGGACACCATTCTTACAAATGTCAAGTAAGCAGTAGTTCCCAAGCAGGGCTACGTTGGCACGTTGCAGGGGTTATGAGCTGTTTGGGGACGCATTATGCAACGGTCATGGCACCATTATGGGTGGCAATTGATCCTGGCTCCAATGTGTATGTAAAACGACTGACCAAGGGCCAAATTAATTGAAACAGTGTGTCTCATCCATCCTCAGAAGCACAAGAAGAGAAATTTGCGCTAACTCATCGAGAACGGGGGAGCAGATGCTGATTATGTTGTCTAAAAGGAGCAGTGTGTGCGACCGCCGCGAGTCACTCAGCTGACAGTTAGTCACACCACGGGGTCATCCGAAGTCAGCGGGCATTGAATATGGGCGCCCTTGCGTCAGTGATATGACGTGTGACTTTAGCTGGACGCCGCTCTGGCACGCAGCAACTGTCATGGTCGTTTGTCTTGACCTCTGACTCAGATGCAAAGCACCAGCACGCCACTTCAGTCCAGGAAGAGGAAACGAGACATCTCCAATGTGGACAAGGAGGTGGGAGAAAGGATCGGCAAAATCCCCAGATGCACCGTGGTGAGTTGGCACCgcgggtgtgtgtgcatgtcaggTTCATGTGGTAACAACTTTGTTGCGATTGCACAATCAGAAGAGCAAGGGAGCACGGGCCTTGTTTGGTCATGAAAAGTTGCCGCGTTGTTTTACGTTAACAGCTACAGGGTCCCATGATCACCGCCTTCGCTCTTCCGTTGACACATACCGTCTTCCACTTTCCAGAAAAGTAGTACGCCATAATTTTCCTTCACTGATTTAAAACACAACTCTCGCTAAAGACTCTAAAGTCAATTCTGGatctaaaatgcattttaatttaatttacacACTACAATTTCAACGCTCTTCATTAAATCTGCTCTAAGTGAATTTACActttacacacgcacgccaacacacacacacacacacaatattgtagaaaatataatttattgttATATATATTTACTGATTGAACGCATGGAGTGCATTATTTCAGACCAACTTTAAGATAGCTTAGTCCATAAGAATCCACCCCAAATGATCAAGAATTTAGATATtggggtgtaacagtctctcaCTGAAGGAGCTTTATAGACCTATGCGGTATTatctcgcctttttttttttcttacgttGTGAGAAAATTTGAATTGCCGCCGCTATTTTGCAGTCAACTTAACAACAAGCGGTAAAAAGCTCAAGCGAGTGAACTATGTTTCAAAACAATGAGGCCAAGTGCTTTCTTCAATTCGAAGTCTACTTGCTGCAACCACTTTGGTTGTGAAGGTCCACTAGCTTACTGCTAACACACATTGTAAAACACAGCAGATGTTCATGTTGcacacattctttatcctctgcaaaatcaACTCATTATTGTAGCTTAGTTGTGAAGGTCTTCTGTTTCATCATCAACTCCCTGTGCGGGTAGTAGGTCTTTATCTGCCTCCTAGTGGTGCAAGCGCGCACACCAGGAGCTGCACAATGCATTAAAGCAAGCAATTGTGACGCACCAAcgcaacattttgtgtgtgacCCCAAACCTTTGAATGGTATGGTTTCTCATATGTCGTGTGGAAAGAGCTGGGCAGGCTCTTGAGTGCTGCTTAACCTCTCATGTCGATTGGGGCTCCTTTAGGGGTTGAAGGAGCCAGCGCCTTTCGCCGACGAGCTGGTGCCAGCGAATTCGCAGCCTTACCAGAGGGTCTGCATGGAAGAGGCCAAACGGGGAACGCCGCGTGAGTCAAACTTAGCAGTGatccttccttccctccaccACCTTTTTTCTGTTGATGTCCACAGAATTCATCACTCGTGCCCTTTTCTGTCTGTTCAGCGGAAAGGCCCGTGAGGGTGTATGCTGATGGGATCTTTGACGTTTTCCACTCAGGACATGCCAGGGCTCTAATGCAGGCCAAATGCCTCTTCCCAAACACACACCTCATAGTCGgaggtaagtgtgtgtgtgtgtgggggcgtggGTGCCTGTACCTGCACCTGCACCTGCGTTTGGCTTTCTTGTTTCCAGGAGATCGACCGCTGGTTTTATTATATCGATAATCGCCGATTTAATAACACGGTGACCTGCGGCTATTCGTCGAAAGCGGTCCGCCGCTGTACAAATGAATTTTTATGGCCCAATATAGCTGGCTTTTGATCAGGTGCggtttatagtccggaaattgtggtagattatttttcaaaattgctcTGCCTTATTGAGCACTATAATTTGCAGTGGTGTCGAACCGGACTCCCTTTGGCATCGTAATCATGTGGGGGTTATCTCACTTCTGTTTTTCCTGTTTCAAGTCTGCAGTGACGACCTGACGCACAAGTTCAAGGGCTTCACGGTCATGAATGAAGACGAGCGCTACGACGCCATCCGACATTGCCGCTACGTGGACGAAGTGGTGCGCAACGCCCCCTGGACGTTGACGCCAGAGTTCCTCGCCAAACACCGCGTGAGTGGATGAGAGGCCCTACGAAATTGTCACTTTgctgttttaatgtttttagttttgtttttttttaatgactgaaCCCGCTGTGTCACTTTCATTGATTGGGCCAGATTGACTTTGTGGCCCATGATGACATCCCGTACTCCTCGGCTGGCAGTGACGACGTGTATAAGCACATCAAGGAAGCAGGTAAACAAGCCCGTGGCGGGAGAATATACAAACTGCACACGGGATGGAAGCCGGAAACCTCTCATTGGACACACTgatatttggaactgttcattcTCCCCTCCGCCTTGACTAAGTTCCAGTTCCAGCTTTCAAAAAAAGCTCACAAAAATCCTGCCGTTGTGTCCAtggagtggaagagcatttcattgttccgCCTGACACTATAtgtcgctggcatagatagataaaGGGGTGTAACAAAACCCAGTTTGCATCAAGGGTTGAAAACCTGCTGTGCTACCCACAGGCATGTTTGCGCCCACCCAGCGGACAGAAGGCATCTCCACCTCTGACATCATCACGCGCATCGTCCGCGACTACGACGTGTACGTCAGGCGCAACCTGCAGAGGGGCTACACGGCCAAGGAGCTCAACGTCAGCTTCATCAACGTAAGCAAAGGCCCGTCGCCTTCGCATCTTGTCGGGAGCCAGCACTGATGTGTGACGTGACCGTGTTCCCAGGAGAAGAAGTACCATCTGCAGGAGCGTGTGGACAAGGTGAAGAGGAAGGTACGAgacgtggaggagaagagcAAAGAGTTTGTCCTCAAGGTGGAGGAGAAGAGCATCGACCTCATCCAGAAGTGGGAGGAGAAGTCCCGGGAGTTCATTGGCAACTTCCTGCAGATGTTCGGGCCGGAAGGAGCTCTGGTGAGAATGTAATGTCGTGTATTCGTTTTGATGACACAGAGAAAAAACATGTCAACAGGAGAAGTTTTGTAATGGGAGCCAGCTGCTGGAAATGaagaaagtttttatttttttgggaggtgggggcAGGCACGACGTTGCATTTTTACATGTCATCCCACAGATGGGCGCACCCCTCTCTGCCGAGACAAGTTAGTGACATGCCGGCAAACCAGACTGAAAGTGTCCATAAAAGACAAAGAATCTCCAATGTTAGCAATCATTTCATACTTATGTATCAGTGAAGACAAAGTGCAATGCAAGCCACAACAGGACATTAATGTTTGCTAACACAGATAATGAGGTAATATCATATAGCCTACGGGTCAGACATGGCTGCTGGCTCATTCGCTTCATTGCACAAACGAACGaacgaaagaaaacaaaagacgaCCTAAGCACCTTCATACAAGAGCCAACTGACGCTGTCACTCATGACGCtctagcaccatgctctccacaaacatgcggtgtgataaaccggagagggggcacccatcatccgggcgcaccccagcccagtgtcgaacggcgttccgcgcggccggagccgctaaccttgaccaaccggggggcggcggcgctacggtatcggcacgtctaggcgggattctgatttagaggcgttcagtcataatcccgcagatggtagcctcgcaccattggctccaagcacatacaccaaatgtctgaacctgcggttcctctcgtactgagcaggattgctatcgcgacaacacattatcagtagggtaaaactaacctgtctcacgacggttcCCACATGCTGTTAGTGTAGtatttttcgactaaaaatttagagttttttttttatgcctcggattacgaccgaaaatctgTTATCGATCAAACTGAGCGCAAATGAATgcgccactcgactcctctcgccttcgatacacgaggaagtgacgtgtcctcgtgtagcgttccattgtgagctgacgtgttcaataatgatttttttttttaaaaagcatccaATGTGAGCGGACATGTTCTATAAAGATAAAACAATAGCATCATAATTGTTGACATCTACACAAATCggactgttatttctgcatTGTGTATCGGCCCCTAATCATGGCACCaaagaaagcaagtggaagtagtaaagatggtggaaaaaaagaggaaaatagtgTGCAAaactatttaatttaattaaggaAGATTTGAAATATGAATCAGGTGTACGTGTGTCTGTGTTGGCTAAGGAGTTCGGCATGCCGAAATTGACGATCAGCAGCATCCTAAAAAGAAAGATCATCTTCAAGTCACTGATGTGGCTAAAGGATCTCGTGTAAGGCaaccattatggcattgtctgctggtcaggcagcatctcagcccgggacagaaagagactggagcgactggtcaggaaggccagttctgccctgggttgctcccttgacactctggaggaggtgggcaacagaaggatgctaactaagctaaaagctatgatggccagtccctcccaccccctccagcccgccctgacagcacttggtagctccttcagccagagactgttacacccgcgctgcaagaaggagagataccgacgctcgttcctaccgactgctgtcaggctgatgaataaaaaataacaatcataataataataataattaaatgatgtgaaggaaaattgtaaatagtactgcgatttatccattttgtgttcatattgcatttaattgaaagatgtttgtcgtttttttctctttcttctttctacatacattgctgctggaggctgtaaatttccccagtgtggaacgaataaaggatatcttatcttaaatattagaggaagtggagaaacttttgcttattttcataaatgagaAACGGCTAGCAAGATACGATTACAATACGATACAATTGTATGGAGATTTGAGAAAAAAGGCTTTATTAGTTTAAGGTGTAAAATAATGTAATCTATAATTGTTACGATGAGAGAGAGATGTTACTTGAATTTTTATGTTACAATGTTAATGTTTGTTaaaattggtaaaaataaaacacacgtttgtacagtattttacatcTTACCTGCTCTCTTATTACATCTGTATACAGTTTATGGTGTAAAATAGTAAAAGAAtatgcttttaaaaagttgttttcaagAATTGGAATGGATGAAAATTTATTGCATTGATTATAATGGGAAACGTGGTttcagttttcgaacaaatctgttttcgaacagccttctgaaaCGGATtctggacgaaaaccgaggtatgactgtacataaaaataatttgtctgaactattgaaaaaaagtgtaatgttTTCTTATACAAAGTACAGTGGACTTAGCCCAGGCATGTCcttgagggccactgtcctgcctgttttccatctctctgggctgcaacacacctgattcagatgatcagctcatcagccagctctgaagcagcattagaacaatcctgattatttgaatcgggtgtgttgctcctgggaaagctggaaaacaggcaggacagtgaccCTTGAACAGCATGACAGAATTGCACATCTTTATGAATAAATGTTGCGCCCCTGAAAGTGGTCGATACTTGATGATCCCAACACAATAATAGCAACCCAAACAATGGGGAAACATTGCTGCACACTTATTTAATCCTAGTTTGGCAAAAACCAAAGCGGCCACCTTCTCTACCCTCAATCGCAAATAACCTCATCtgcctccccaaaaaaacgcaACAGATTTTTGTCTTCAATCAAGAAAAAATATTAATGTTAATAAGAGTCTCtctggtgtgtgtatgtgtgtgtgtgtgtgcgagaacAGAAGCACATGCTGAAGGAGGGCAAAGGTCGCATGCTGCAGGCCATCAGCCCTCGCCAAAGCCCCAGCAGTAGCCCCACTCGCGAGGAGCGCTCACCCTCGCCCACCTTCCGCCTGCCCTTCTTCAACAAGACctccccgccgccctcgccgttGCCTCACCACAGCGGGGCGCGGGGCTACCTCATCAgtgaggacgacgacgacgacagcgAAGACGGCAACTAGAATCGCCTCACCTGGCCACTCTGAGTTAGTTTTACTTTTTGATTTTTCCCCTCCAACACCCGGCGCTGTTATTTTGGTTGTTGGAATTGAGCACTTGTCACCTGTTTATAGATTTGTATTTTCTGATTTTTGTGCACTACTTCATCACATGCTGTTTGTCAGTTGGCCTGGTGAATGGGTCTGCAAAGAGTTGGGAAATTTTCTGTACATTTCCATTCTGATGTTAACCTCAACCTCTTAAAATAATGGTCtgtgtttttggggggcgggggttcagacaacaaacaaaagaataaCCTATTTCTAATTAGATTACATTATTAATTTCATTCCAGGTGTAGAATTGAAAAATctgtttaaggatttttttgacaATTTTAGCAGAGATGTAGATGTTTAGTATATGTTAgggcaatttattattttttgtcaaactATGACTTTGGCCATTATTTTAAGGCACCGACAATAATGAGCCATCCATGCAAAAATATATCACTCTCCTTAGATGGCACATGTAAATCGGAGGAAATCTTTGTTTTACTCAGATTTTCCCCCAACTGTATTTAAATTCTCTATTAAGAGCCAGCCTTCAATTTTGTCAATTCCCAGTTTACTCTCATTAATGACTGGAAAAGTGAATGTGCAACCTTAATCATGAGAAATGTTGACTCTATTGACTTACTTTTGGGGTTATTCACGTCCATGTATGGAGCCACAGTCCAATTTTAATGGTGATTTTTACAGCTTGTTCATGCAGTTTTACAACTTATTCTTGTTTTCTCCTACCTCTGAGCAAAAGAAAACAGACATGTTTCATCTACTTCAAAATTCTGAGCATGTCTTGTATACTAAAACCAAGTGTCATAGCACTCTGCGGAGGGGCGGGACTTCTGTTACACTAACTGTTCCTAATTTAAGGCACACCTTAAAAAAGAGACCATCATTACCTTTTGTAAAGGGTTAGTCATTTCATTCGATTGCGCATGTGGACCTGGTGTTGTGGCAAAGCAAGTGTCCCCAGTGTTATAAATTGGGATCGCGTTCATTGTTGGAATACTGTAATCACATCGCTCATGTCGGCATGGCTGACGGAAAATGTTCTGTCGTCTGTGGGATAACTAATGTCAACCAACAACTCCTGTGGCCACTTGTAAGTCAGCCACGTGTACATGTTATTAAGtgtatattttaattgtttggattttactgtttggataGGAAAGAGTAAAATGGGATAAAACTATTAAACGTGTTGGCCAAAGAATGTGTTGACTGTGTGACAATTCTGTTGGTCAAACTCTTGTGCCCACGAGCGCCCGGTCTCAATATTATTGATGCAGTGAGTACAAAATGTCTTGCAACCACAATGCACACGACTGTTCAAAGATTTGGGGGGGCTCTTTAAAGTGACCTTATTTTGGGAAGAAAAatctcagttttgtttttgtgaacagACAATAGATGTTTGCTttattaatgacacaagtcaTGATGGCGTTTGACTGATGCTTTAAGTGCATGAATAGcaactagtgatgtgtcgttcgcgaacgagctggCTCCCAGAGccagctctttgaagtgaacgatgggagccggctctcacctcattgggagccggaaggggagggttacacacacacacacacacgctgcagtttagagaagggggaggggttaaagaaaagacacacacacacagcagcacactgagcaacacgcgaacaagacagacgaggagacgagagctagttagtgaaaaaaaacaacacggtggaaagtggaaaggtgagaaaatggataggaaacgcagtgaaatatggactcatttcaatttaattgatcgttcaaaggcagcgtgtagactgcaaggttaaaatatcccaaagatcatgctccacaaataaccagcacaggcacatcagaaatgtccacccatcagtacaatttgaagagaaaagacaagcaagggaaccagctattaatgaaggtgctagtgtgtctgcaactgtt
It includes:
- the LOC127616740 gene encoding choline-phosphate cytidylyltransferase A-like — protein: MQSTSTPLQSRKRKRDISNVDKEVGERIGKIPRCTVGLKEPAPFADELVPANSQPYQRVCMEEAKRGTPPERPVRVYADGIFDVFHSGHARALMQAKCLFPNTHLIVGVCSDDLTHKFKGFTVMNEDERYDAIRHCRYVDEVVRNAPWTLTPEFLAKHRIDFVAHDDIPYSSAGSDDVYKHIKEAGMFAPTQRTEGISTSDIITRIVRDYDVYVRRNLQRGYTAKELNVSFINEKKYHLQERVDKVKRKVRDVEEKSKEFVLKVEEKSIDLIQKWEEKSREFIGNFLQMFGPEGALKHMLKEGKGRMLQAISPRQSPSSSPTREERSPSPTFRLPFFNKTSPPPSPLPHHSGARGYLISEDDDDDSEDGN